A section of the Marinoscillum sp. 108 genome encodes:
- a CDS encoding cob(I)yrinic acid a,c-diamide adenosyltransferase, whose amino-acid sequence MSTKLYTKTGDKGQTSLLGGKKVSKSDLRIDAYGNVDELNSFIGLLKDHPEVEARIGNQFYWIQENLFTIGSILATAPGFTGFKLPKVTEVEIKQLEVWIDKASGELPELKNFILPGGHQVVSLCHVCRTVCRRAERSIIALSQEEPVESELIKFMNRLSDYFFVMSRKMAQLLNAPETPWSPGND is encoded by the coding sequence ATGAGTACCAAGTTATATACCAAGACAGGAGACAAGGGCCAGACGTCCCTTTTGGGGGGTAAGAAAGTTTCGAAATCTGACCTTAGAATCGACGCTTATGGAAATGTGGATGAACTCAATTCCTTTATCGGATTGCTTAAAGACCACCCCGAAGTGGAAGCTCGCATTGGGAATCAATTCTATTGGATTCAGGAGAATCTTTTCACCATAGGGTCCATTCTGGCCACCGCGCCAGGCTTCACCGGATTTAAATTACCAAAGGTCACGGAGGTTGAAATCAAACAATTGGAAGTTTGGATAGATAAAGCAAGCGGTGAACTTCCAGAATTAAAAAATTTTATTCTGCCGGGAGGTCATCAGGTTGTATCTTTGTGCCACGTTTGCAGGACAGTCTGCCGCAGGGCTGAAAGAAGCATTATTGCGCTCTCACAAGAAGAACCAGTGGAGAGTGAACTAATCAAATTCATGAACAGGCTTTCGGACTACTTTTTTGTGATGTCTCGAAAAATGGCTCAACTCCTGAACGCACCGGAAACTCCCTGGAGTCCAGGTAATGATTAA
- a CDS encoding branched-chain amino acid aminotransferase translates to MTETIDINITKTKHSKIHEADLEKPQFGSVYSDHMFLADYSNGQWQDLRIVPYGNLSISPANTTLHYASTIFEGLKANRSADGEILVFRPDANARRLQASAERMCMPPVPEELFMSGLTELLKLDSSWVPSAPGTSLYIRPLQLAMDPYIGIRPSNSYQFLIITGPVGAYYAEPVKVKIETKYTRAAQGGTGFAKTGGNYAAALKPAVDAQKEGFNQLIWTDAKTHEFVEESGTMNLMFVINDTLVTAPAGDTILNGITRDSIIQLAKDKGMKVEERPVRVSEVIDSIKNGSMQEAFGAGTAATVAQIKLIHHEGVDYHLPPVEDWKYSADFLDTLTKIKTGEIPDPHNWIYKI, encoded by the coding sequence ATGACTGAGACAATCGACATCAACATCACGAAAACCAAACATTCGAAAATCCACGAGGCAGACCTGGAAAAGCCGCAATTTGGATCAGTTTATTCAGACCACATGTTCCTGGCCGACTACAGCAATGGACAATGGCAAGACCTGAGAATAGTCCCGTACGGCAACCTGAGCATTTCACCTGCCAACACTACCCTACACTATGCCTCTACCATTTTTGAAGGATTGAAGGCCAACAGATCTGCTGACGGGGAAATTTTGGTCTTCAGACCAGATGCCAATGCCAGAAGGCTTCAGGCAAGTGCGGAAAGAATGTGTATGCCTCCCGTGCCAGAGGAGCTTTTCATGAGTGGCCTCACCGAACTACTGAAACTGGACAGTAGCTGGGTACCATCTGCCCCGGGCACCTCACTTTACATTAGACCCTTGCAGTTGGCCATGGATCCTTATATTGGCATTCGACCATCCAACTCTTACCAGTTTCTGATCATCACCGGCCCCGTAGGCGCCTACTATGCAGAGCCTGTAAAAGTAAAAATAGAAACCAAATACACCCGTGCAGCTCAGGGCGGAACCGGATTTGCCAAAACTGGAGGCAACTACGCTGCTGCGCTCAAGCCCGCAGTAGATGCACAGAAAGAGGGCTTTAATCAGCTCATCTGGACTGATGCCAAAACACACGAGTTTGTGGAAGAAAGCGGAACGATGAACCTGATGTTTGTCATCAATGACACACTGGTAACGGCCCCCGCCGGTGACACCATCCTCAACGGCATCACCCGGGACAGCATCATCCAGCTGGCCAAAGACAAAGGAATGAAAGTGGAAGAGCGCCCGGTAAGGGTAAGCGAGGTGATTGATTCCATAAAGAACGGCAGCATGCAAGAGGCATTTGGTGCAGGCACTGCAGCTACCGTGGCACAAATCAAACTCATTCATCATGAGGGAGTGGATTATCACCTACCTCCAGTAGAGGACTGGAAATATTCCGCGGACTTTTTGGACACACTGACCAAAATCAAAACAGGAGAAATACCAGATCCACACAACTGGATCTATAAAATCTAA
- a CDS encoding CBS domain-containing protein, whose translation MVKSYRGVQQAKPLPKAQKVSVADYMSTKLITFRPDQHMDEVIETLLKNKISGGPVVNEHGELVGIISEGDCMKEVVRGKYNNMPNLNGKVSEHMTTGVISISPETNIFDAAKMFLDKRIRRFPVVNMGKLMGQISQKDIMRAVHSMQSSTW comes from the coding sequence ATGGTTAAAAGTTACCGGGGCGTGCAGCAAGCCAAGCCCCTCCCCAAAGCTCAGAAAGTAAGTGTGGCCGATTATATGTCCACCAAACTCATCACTTTTCGTCCCGACCAGCACATGGATGAAGTCATCGAAACCCTCCTGAAAAACAAAATATCAGGCGGTCCGGTGGTGAACGAACATGGGGAACTGGTAGGCATCATCTCAGAGGGTGACTGTATGAAAGAAGTGGTGCGTGGAAAATACAATAATATGCCCAATCTCAATGGTAAGGTATCGGAGCACATGACCACAGGCGTCATTAGTATTTCTCCTGAAACGAACATCTTCGATGCGGCTAAAATGTTCCTGGATAAGCGAATCAGGAGGTTTCCGGTGGTCAATATGGGCAAACTGATGGGCCAGATTTCTCAGAAAGACATCATGAGAGCCGTGCACAGTATGCAGAGTAGCACCTGGTAG
- a CDS encoding ABC transporter ATP-binding protein produces the protein MSLIIDTKDIKKSYVMGSETIHALKSISIQIERGEYVAFMGPSGSGKSTLMNIIGCLDTPSDGTYILNDHDVSDLTENELAEIRNKEIGFVFQTFNLLPRASSLENVALPLIYAGYGKEDREEKALAALDGVGLADRAQHKPNELSGGQRQRVAIARALVNDPSIILADEPTGNLDSKTSYSIMDLFADLHQKGNTIIMVTHEEDIAEYAHRIIRLRDGLIESDEVNKNVRSTVAAV, from the coding sequence ATGAGCCTCATAATCGACACTAAAGATATCAAGAAGAGCTATGTGATGGGTAGCGAAACCATCCACGCCCTCAAATCCATTTCCATCCAAATAGAACGTGGCGAGTATGTAGCCTTCATGGGACCTTCAGGATCAGGTAAATCCACCCTCATGAATATCATCGGTTGCCTGGACACTCCGTCAGACGGGACCTACATCCTCAATGATCACGACGTGAGTGATCTGACAGAAAACGAACTGGCAGAAATCAGAAATAAAGAGATTGGGTTTGTTTTTCAAACTTTCAACCTTTTGCCACGAGCTTCCTCCCTGGAAAACGTGGCCCTGCCCCTGATCTATGCTGGCTATGGGAAAGAAGATCGGGAAGAAAAAGCCCTTGCCGCGCTGGATGGTGTGGGCCTGGCAGATCGCGCTCAGCACAAGCCCAATGAACTCTCAGGGGGACAGAGGCAGCGTGTGGCCATAGCTCGGGCACTGGTAAACGACCCCAGTATCATACTTGCGGATGAGCCTACCGGAAACCTGGATTCCAAAACCTCTTATTCCATTATGGATTTGTTTGCCGACCTGCATCAAAAAGGCAATACCATCATTATGGTTACACACGAAGAGGACATAGCCGAGTATGCACATAGGATTATCAGGCTTCGGGATGGGCTGATTGAGTCTGATGAAGTCAATAAAAACGTGCGATCAACTGTTGCAGCTGTTTAA